From one Cupriavidus oxalaticus genomic stretch:
- the scpA gene encoding methylmalonyl-CoA mutase: MSQEWNEPRFGVDLKPVYGQEDVVGLSHLGGMPGEAPFVRGPYPTMYRQRPWTIRQYAGYGDAATSNLAYREALRQGAQGLSVAFDLPTHRGYDSDDPEVAADVGMAGVAIDSVDDMRRLFDGIPLDRVSVSMTMSGAILPVLAAFLVVAEEAGIPFEWLRGTIQNDILKEFMVRNTWIHAPEPSLRIAADVVEWLARHAPKFHGMSISGYHFQEAGADPALELALTLANARTYVDALRARGLDVDAFCGGLSFFFGVGKQFYKEIAKLRAARLLWHDIVRARGGTTAQAAAMRMHCQTSGWTLAAQAPHNNIARTTIEGLAAIFGGTQSLHTNGFDEALALPSVEASRIARDTQLILQHEFSLCDVADPWAGSYLIESLTGRMADTVRSILAEIDAHGGVLKALESGWVQHRIHRNALRTQARIDAGEEVVVGVNRFQADEEALPACLEIDGGRVRAEQATRLAALRARRDEHTVKQALGALAEAARRGGRNLLDCAIDAMRCRATVGECTRALLDVWPRYAAQPGYDKAHYGATREGSPNWAAACDRVRQLSAILGRAPRILVAKLGQDGHDRGAKAVAAALSDAGFLVRLTPLFQSAEAIAAQACDGDFDAIGISTLGGAHLAQVSMLFKALRQRGDTVPVFVGGIIPAPHRHTLQLAGVRGIYGPGTPLERIVTEIVMVLTAQHDRQRAVAAEHR; encoded by the coding sequence ATGAGCCAGGAGTGGAATGAGCCGCGCTTCGGCGTGGACCTGAAACCCGTCTACGGCCAGGAGGACGTTGTCGGCCTGAGCCACCTCGGCGGCATGCCTGGCGAGGCGCCATTCGTACGCGGGCCTTACCCGACCATGTACCGGCAACGCCCGTGGACCATCCGGCAGTACGCCGGGTATGGTGACGCCGCGACGTCGAACCTGGCGTATCGCGAGGCCCTGAGGCAAGGGGCGCAGGGCCTGTCGGTTGCGTTCGACCTGCCAACCCATCGCGGCTACGATTCGGACGATCCGGAGGTGGCGGCCGACGTCGGCATGGCTGGGGTGGCGATCGACTCGGTCGACGACATGCGGCGCCTGTTTGACGGCATACCGCTGGATCGGGTTTCCGTGTCGATGACCATGAGCGGTGCGATACTGCCCGTTCTGGCGGCATTCCTGGTCGTGGCCGAGGAAGCGGGAATTCCCTTCGAATGGCTGCGTGGCACCATCCAGAACGACATCCTGAAGGAGTTCATGGTCCGCAATACCTGGATCCATGCCCCGGAGCCGTCGCTGCGCATTGCGGCAGATGTGGTCGAATGGCTCGCCAGGCATGCGCCGAAATTCCACGGCATGTCGATTTCCGGCTACCACTTCCAGGAAGCCGGGGCGGATCCGGCGCTGGAACTTGCCCTGACCTTGGCCAACGCGCGGACCTATGTCGATGCGCTGCGCGCCCGGGGTCTCGATGTCGATGCCTTCTGCGGTGGGCTGAGCTTCTTCTTCGGCGTCGGCAAGCAGTTCTACAAGGAGATTGCCAAGCTGCGCGCCGCCCGGCTCTTGTGGCACGACATCGTCCGTGCACGAGGCGGCACCACTGCCCAGGCCGCGGCGATGCGCATGCACTGCCAGACATCGGGCTGGACGTTGGCGGCGCAGGCACCGCACAACAATATTGCCCGCACCACGATCGAGGGCCTGGCCGCAATCTTTGGCGGCACGCAGTCGCTGCACACAAACGGCTTTGACGAGGCTCTGGCGCTGCCCAGCGTCGAAGCCTCGCGTATCGCGCGTGACACGCAGTTGATCCTGCAGCACGAATTCAGTCTTTGCGACGTGGCGGATCCGTGGGCCGGGTCCTACCTAATCGAGTCATTGACGGGGCGCATGGCCGATACCGTCCGCTCGATCCTCGCAGAGATCGATGCGCATGGGGGCGTGCTCAAGGCGCTGGAATCAGGCTGGGTGCAGCACCGCATTCACCGCAATGCCCTACGGACACAGGCGCGGATCGATGCGGGAGAGGAGGTCGTGGTGGGGGTCAATCGTTTCCAGGCCGACGAAGAAGCACTACCAGCGTGCCTGGAGATCGACGGAGGCCGCGTTCGCGCCGAGCAGGCAACTCGACTGGCGGCATTGCGGGCAAGGCGGGACGAGCACACAGTCAAACAGGCGCTGGGCGCACTGGCGGAAGCTGCGCGACGGGGCGGCAGGAACTTGCTGGACTGCGCCATTGACGCCATGCGCTGCCGGGCGACGGTCGGCGAATGCACGCGCGCCTTGCTTGATGTCTGGCCGCGCTACGCAGCGCAACCGGGCTACGACAAGGCGCACTACGGCGCTACCCGTGAAGGGAGTCCGAACTGGGCGGCGGCTTGCGACCGGGTCAGGCAGCTGAGCGCGATACTTGGACGCGCGCCGCGAATCCTGGTGGCAAAGCTCGGGCAGGATGGGCACGATCGCGGCGCGAAGGCTGTCGCCGCCGCCCTGAGCGATGCCGGGTTCCTGGTCCGGCTTACGCCATTGTTCCAGTCGGCCGAGGCCATTGCGGCGCAAGCGTGCGATGGCGACTTCGATGCCATCGGCATCTCGACGCTCGGCGGTGCACATCTTGCCCAGGTTTCCATGTTGTTCAAGGCCCTTCGCCAGCGCGGGGATACTGTGCCGGTGTTTGTTGGCGGGATTATTCCGGCGCCGCACAGGCACACCTTGCAGCTGGCAGGCGTCCGTGGCATCTATGGTCCAGGGACGCCACTGGAGCGAATCGTCACAGAGATCGTGATGGTGCTGACCGCGCAACACGATAGACAGCGTGCGGTCGCAGCGGAGCACCGGTGA
- a CDS encoding Pnap_2097 family protein — protein sequence METVRSDHIAGMPQLAYTGLSENWLLKTCGDLHWRQLAAGCGLAVPDFRDGEGNPVYAAFTAVRVRDAALERIGEHGTFTLDSAGLPAGGVKRLSQHAVASLDGTRCATVTMLSTFIRRTRERDNRSVVRAMPSVATGWNNAATTSEAAALSQLARRFRSGDWGTHLGLRQQQDGVNHVVDFLPCPYNDFNGADLMYFASFQAMVDRAEWQWRSHAEPPTLAARDLFFHGNVNVGEALELTFAALREDESGLAHWCEVRRAADGEKIADIVTRKRWRQR from the coding sequence ATGGAGACCGTCCGCTCGGATCATATCGCCGGTATGCCGCAACTGGCCTACACCGGCCTGTCGGAAAACTGGTTGCTGAAGACCTGCGGCGACCTGCACTGGCGCCAGTTGGCCGCGGGCTGCGGCCTGGCAGTACCGGACTTTCGTGACGGCGAGGGCAATCCTGTCTATGCGGCCTTCACCGCCGTACGCGTACGCGATGCAGCGCTGGAGAGGATCGGCGAGCACGGCACCTTCACACTGGACTCGGCCGGGTTGCCGGCAGGCGGCGTGAAGCGCCTCAGCCAGCATGCCGTGGCGTCGCTGGACGGCACGCGCTGCGCGACCGTCACCATGCTGTCGACCTTTATCCGGCGCACGCGCGAGCGGGACAATCGCTCGGTCGTACGCGCGATGCCGTCCGTGGCAACTGGCTGGAACAACGCGGCAACCACGAGCGAGGCGGCGGCGCTATCACAGCTCGCACGGCGCTTTCGCAGTGGGGATTGGGGTACGCATCTCGGGTTGCGCCAGCAGCAGGATGGCGTCAACCATGTCGTCGACTTCCTGCCATGTCCCTACAACGACTTCAACGGCGCCGACCTGATGTACTTCGCCAGCTTCCAGGCGATGGTGGACCGCGCGGAGTGGCAATGGCGCAGCCATGCGGAACCGCCAACCTTGGCCGCGCGGGACCTGTTCTTCCATGGTAACGTCAATGTCGGCGAGGCACTGGAGCTGACCTTCGCGGCCCTGCGCGAAGACGAGTCGGGACTGGCGCACTGGTGCGAGGTCCGGCGCGCTGCGGATGGCGAGAAGATCGCGGATATCGTGACCCGCAAGCGCTGGAGGCAGCGATGA